The following proteins are encoded in a genomic region of Streptomyces lunaelactis:
- a CDS encoding GNAT family N-acetyltransferase, whose translation MEPITLTTERLLLRPFTTDDTEAVHQACQDPHIQRWTTVPSPYERQHASEFTGQMVPDGWRTGTMCTFAVLPREGGSLLASVAVTLRTFSGTWEIGFWTGKEHRGRGIMAESVGAVSHWAFSRLGATRLEWRAEVGNAGSRAVAEKAGFVVEGTLRAALLNKDVLRDAWVGALLPSDLGLPSAQSYLPARS comes from the coding sequence ATGGAGCCCATCACTCTCACCACCGAGCGCCTGCTGCTGCGCCCCTTCACCACCGATGACACGGAGGCGGTCCACCAGGCCTGCCAGGATCCCCACATCCAGCGGTGGACGACGGTCCCGTCCCCGTACGAGCGGCAGCACGCGTCCGAGTTCACCGGGCAGATGGTTCCGGACGGCTGGCGCACCGGCACGATGTGCACCTTCGCGGTGCTGCCGCGCGAGGGCGGCTCGCTGCTGGCCTCGGTCGCGGTGACCCTGCGCACCTTCTCGGGCACCTGGGAGATCGGCTTCTGGACGGGCAAGGAGCACCGGGGGCGCGGCATCATGGCGGAGAGCGTGGGGGCTGTGTCGCACTGGGCCTTCAGCAGGCTGGGCGCGACCCGGCTGGAGTGGCGCGCGGAGGTCGGCAACGCGGGCTCGCGGGCCGTCGCGGAGAAGGCGGGCTTCGTGGTCGAGGGGACGCTGCGCGCGGCCCTGCTGAACAAGGACGTCCTCAGGGACGCCTGGGTCGGCGCCCTGCTCCCGTCCGACCTGGGGCTGCCTAGCGCGCAGTCGTATCTCCCGGCCCGGAGCTGA